The proteins below come from a single Arthrobacter crystallopoietes genomic window:
- a CDS encoding ABC transporter permease, whose amino-acid sequence MNAAARFLRSRSLVVTVVVLVAAMLLSVFIQDRAQSSLGQVVDTNSRGLYDILVLPEGKGPDTDTLKQPDYVSGTGGITQEQLGQIRGLADVGVAAPISLVSKVVQDIEFPQLKATDYVGYNENIEGYLEQQNITDAVPAEEWPEPDSVLSEEPKNYRITAKAVTSNGVSDTVLFETAAEGSLGQAKLEELKVPGGTSLRTVAPEGETGIKFPDPAGGSAHGDFDLTVALPMLPQITETVVAVDPAAEQALLGEAGGFLAPLAKAPAPSGRSAMELGDKFSQQMTPGLFADGTDSAVIDGHPFRFWSPFLTQYRAAVEAGTLTEDSKVIPLVVRSGTDLDLTYSVDIEEIDDAGNTVAEVGTVSKELGEEYLPFASSKPFQLRWPGGEDYNYLLGSGGVQVVAGLHQPAEWTTDFLSTPEYVAGEANPDGSVEQTVTPQGWVTVNELPEKTLQWQLEPDQSQREPVNEQSYRTSLDDPADAAAPLPFVYGTFDANAVRDAAGDVNYLPLGGYDPARVTLTEDAEGNSVDDTELKPGLSGAGLAVQSAGAITDFNGLAAVRGTSDTDPVIDAVRVRVDAGGSWADAAPNIDAVAAAIGDLGLDVQVVAGSAREDVSIYVPEYHQEADGTVTDLGTVSQSWVRQGAASAVQSSLGQASSALLFLTLGGAALLTAASTVAFTRSRRTEAVTLRAMGWTRPRIRSWFLAELLVGAAALLAVAVVVNAFSRTLTTLVVSGVVLIVYVAASFLSAAMLKPVPPAGDAPSSSGTAPMIDTPLKFALRQVNTNRFNAGAVVVGVGVLGAAAGALAAVILDLPRAAGSTALGSLALSQTGGVNIALAVLGVVTALVLTLMTGRFDLARKREQWDILEAMGWTPTLLLSLRRSEAGLLAVMALPLAVLGAVGVSLAVAPHAALRAVAAGVLAVILWFILMTRTRK is encoded by the coding sequence TTGAACGCAGCAGCACGATTCTTGCGTAGCCGCTCGCTCGTAGTCACGGTAGTGGTCCTGGTCGCGGCCATGCTGCTATCGGTGTTCATCCAGGACCGTGCCCAGTCATCCCTGGGACAGGTAGTGGATACCAACTCCCGGGGACTCTACGACATCTTGGTACTCCCCGAAGGCAAGGGCCCGGATACAGACACGCTGAAACAGCCGGACTACGTTTCCGGTACCGGCGGCATCACCCAGGAACAGCTCGGGCAGATCCGCGGCCTCGCCGATGTTGGAGTCGCGGCGCCGATAAGCCTGGTCTCCAAGGTTGTGCAGGACATCGAGTTTCCCCAGTTGAAGGCCACGGACTACGTGGGCTACAACGAAAACATCGAAGGCTACCTCGAACAACAGAACATCACCGATGCAGTGCCGGCCGAGGAATGGCCTGAGCCGGACTCCGTGCTCAGCGAGGAACCGAAGAACTACCGGATCACGGCCAAGGCCGTCACCTCCAACGGCGTCAGCGACACTGTCCTGTTCGAAACCGCGGCGGAAGGTTCGCTGGGTCAGGCCAAGCTCGAGGAACTGAAGGTTCCCGGCGGCACCAGCCTGCGCACGGTGGCCCCGGAGGGGGAGACGGGCATCAAGTTCCCGGACCCCGCCGGCGGCAGTGCCCACGGCGATTTTGACCTCACCGTTGCACTGCCGATGCTGCCCCAGATCACCGAGACCGTTGTAGCCGTTGACCCCGCCGCCGAGCAGGCACTGCTGGGCGAGGCCGGCGGCTTCCTCGCGCCCCTGGCGAAGGCCCCAGCGCCGTCGGGCCGCAGCGCCATGGAACTGGGGGATAAGTTCTCGCAGCAGATGACGCCGGGTCTCTTCGCCGACGGCACCGACTCTGCCGTAATCGACGGGCACCCGTTCAGGTTCTGGAGCCCCTTCCTGACGCAGTACCGGGCGGCGGTGGAAGCGGGAACCCTGACCGAGGATTCGAAGGTGATCCCGCTGGTGGTCCGCTCCGGCACCGATCTGGATCTGACGTACTCCGTTGACATCGAAGAGATTGACGACGCCGGCAATACCGTTGCGGAGGTGGGTACTGTCAGCAAGGAACTGGGGGAGGAATACCTCCCGTTTGCCTCTTCCAAGCCTTTCCAGCTGCGCTGGCCCGGTGGCGAGGATTACAACTACCTGCTGGGCTCCGGCGGGGTCCAGGTTGTCGCTGGTCTGCACCAGCCGGCCGAGTGGACCACCGACTTCCTCTCCACTCCCGAGTACGTGGCCGGCGAAGCCAACCCGGACGGCAGCGTGGAACAGACGGTCACCCCGCAGGGCTGGGTCACCGTCAACGAGTTGCCGGAAAAGACGCTGCAATGGCAACTGGAGCCGGACCAGAGCCAGCGCGAGCCGGTCAACGAGCAGTCCTACCGGACCAGCCTGGACGATCCGGCCGACGCCGCCGCACCCCTTCCGTTTGTCTACGGCACCTTCGACGCCAATGCCGTGCGCGATGCTGCCGGCGACGTGAACTACCTGCCGCTGGGCGGCTACGACCCGGCGCGGGTGACGCTGACGGAAGACGCCGAAGGTAACAGCGTCGACGACACCGAGCTCAAGCCGGGCCTTAGCGGTGCGGGACTGGCAGTACAGTCCGCCGGTGCCATCACGGACTTCAACGGGCTGGCCGCCGTGCGCGGAACTTCGGACACCGATCCGGTCATTGACGCCGTTCGCGTCCGGGTGGATGCCGGCGGCAGTTGGGCCGATGCCGCACCGAACATCGATGCCGTAGCGGCCGCCATCGGCGACCTGGGCCTGGATGTCCAGGTTGTTGCCGGCTCCGCCCGTGAGGACGTTTCCATCTATGTACCCGAGTACCACCAGGAAGCCGACGGAACGGTGACCGACCTGGGTACGGTCAGCCAGTCCTGGGTCCGCCAGGGCGCTGCCTCGGCGGTCCAGAGCTCACTGGGCCAGGCCAGCTCGGCGTTGCTCTTCCTGACACTGGGCGGAGCCGCGCTGCTGACTGCAGCGAGCACAGTTGCGTTCACCCGCTCGCGCCGTACCGAAGCTGTGACCCTGCGCGCCATGGGCTGGACTCGGCCCCGGATCCGTTCGTGGTTCCTGGCCGAACTGCTCGTCGGCGCCGCGGCGCTGCTGGCCGTGGCGGTAGTGGTCAACGCCTTCAGCCGCACGCTGACCACGCTGGTGGTTTCCGGCGTCGTACTCATCGTCTATGTCGCGGCCTCCTTCCTCTCGGCCGCGATGCTGAAGCCGGTTCCGCCGGCCGGTGATGCGCCGTCCTCGTCAGGCACCGCGCCCATGATTGATACGCCGCTGAAATTCGCGCTGCGGCAGGTGAACACCAACCGGTTCAACGCCGGAGCGGTTGTTGTGGGCGTCGGTGTGCTCGGTGCGGCGGCCGGCGCACTGGCGGCGGTTATCCTCGACCTCCCGCGGGCAGCCGGCAGCACGGCGCTCGGCTCGCTGGCGCTCAGCCAGACCGGCGGCGTGAACATCGCGCTGGCGGTGCTCGGCGTGGTGACGGCATTGGTGCTGACCCTGATGACCGGCCGTTTCGATCTGGCCCGCAAACGCGAGCAGTGGGACATTCTTGAGGCGATGGGCTGGACTCCCACGCTGCTGCTCTCGCTGCGGCGGAGCGAAGCGGGGCTGCTGGCGGTGATGGCCCTGCCGCTGGCCGTCCTCGGCGCCGTCGGCGTCTCCCTGGCCGTGGCACCGCATGCCGCGCTGCGTGCGGTGGCCGCCGGCGTGCTGGCAGTGATTCTCTGGTTCATCCTGATGACAAGGACACGGAAATGA
- the serA gene encoding phosphoglycerate dehydrogenase, translated as MEKPVVLLAEELSPATVEALGPDFEIRQTDGADRSQLLSAIADVDAILVRSATKVDEEAIAAAKNLKVIARAGVGLDNVDIKAATQAGVMVVNAPTSNIVSAAELTVGHILSLARHIPAANAALKNGEWKRSKYTGAELYEKKVGIIGLGRIGALIASRLQAFETQILAYDPYVTSARAAQLGVQLVSLDELLEQSDFISIHMPKTPETIGMIGAEAFEKMKPSAYIVNVARGGLIDEDELYTALKEGKIAGAAIDVFVKEPSTDLPFFALDNVVVTPHLGASTEEAQEKAGVSVAKSVRLALAGELVPDAVNVAGGVIAPEVRPGIPLIEKIGRIFTALTHDSVTQIDVEVAGEIAELDVKALELAALKGVFKDVVSEQVSYVNAPVLAEQRGINTRLITTSESEEYRNVLTVRGALSDGSQISVAGTLTGPKQIQKLVCVNGYEVEIPISEHLLVFTYDDRPGVIGTLGQLLGNHNINIAGMQVSRNEDKKQALALLAVDSSVPQDLLEELRQTIGATLARAVDLQD; from the coding sequence GTGGAAAAACCTGTAGTTCTCCTTGCCGAAGAACTGTCGCCCGCAACCGTCGAGGCACTGGGTCCCGACTTCGAGATCCGCCAGACAGACGGGGCGGACCGCTCCCAGCTGCTCTCCGCTATTGCAGATGTAGATGCCATCCTGGTCCGTTCCGCCACCAAGGTGGACGAGGAAGCCATCGCTGCAGCCAAGAATCTGAAGGTCATCGCCCGTGCCGGCGTCGGCTTGGACAACGTGGACATCAAAGCAGCGACGCAGGCGGGCGTCATGGTGGTCAACGCGCCGACGTCGAACATCGTTTCCGCGGCTGAACTGACCGTCGGGCACATCCTCTCGCTGGCACGCCACATTCCGGCCGCCAATGCTGCACTCAAGAACGGTGAATGGAAGCGTTCGAAGTACACGGGTGCCGAGCTCTACGAAAAGAAGGTCGGCATCATCGGCCTCGGCCGGATCGGAGCCCTGATCGCTTCACGCCTGCAGGCCTTCGAAACCCAGATTCTCGCTTACGACCCGTACGTCACCAGCGCACGTGCCGCCCAGCTCGGCGTCCAGCTGGTGAGCCTGGACGAGCTGCTTGAGCAGTCGGACTTCATCTCCATCCACATGCCGAAGACGCCCGAAACCATCGGCATGATCGGCGCCGAGGCCTTCGAGAAGATGAAGCCTTCCGCCTACATCGTCAACGTCGCCCGCGGCGGTCTGATCGACGAGGACGAGCTCTACACCGCCCTCAAGGAAGGCAAGATCGCCGGCGCTGCCATTGACGTTTTCGTCAAGGAGCCCAGCACCGACCTTCCGTTCTTCGCACTCGATAACGTTGTGGTCACCCCGCACCTGGGCGCTTCCACGGAGGAGGCACAGGAAAAGGCAGGCGTCTCCGTGGCCAAGTCCGTGCGCCTGGCCCTCGCCGGTGAACTCGTTCCCGACGCGGTCAACGTTGCCGGCGGCGTCATTGCTCCCGAGGTCCGCCCGGGCATCCCGCTGATCGAGAAGATCGGCCGCATCTTCACTGCACTGACACATGACTCGGTCACCCAGATCGACGTCGAGGTGGCCGGCGAAATCGCCGAGCTGGATGTCAAGGCCTTGGAACTGGCTGCGCTGAAGGGTGTCTTCAAGGACGTCGTTTCGGAACAGGTCTCCTATGTCAATGCGCCCGTGCTGGCGGAACAACGCGGGATCAACACCCGGCTGATCACCACCTCCGAGTCCGAGGAATACCGGAACGTCCTGACCGTACGCGGTGCTCTCTCCGACGGCAGCCAGATCTCCGTTGCCGGCACGCTGACCGGCCCGAAGCAGATCCAGAAGCTCGTGTGCGTCAACGGCTACGAAGTTGAAATCCCGATCAGCGAGCACCTGCTGGTCTTCACCTACGATGACCGCCCCGGTGTCATCGGCACCCTCGGCCAGCTGCTGGGCAATCACAACATCAACATCGCCGGCATGCAGGTATCCCGCAACGAAGACAAAAAGCAGGCCTTGGCGCTGCTGGCTGTGGACAGCTCTGTGCCGCAGGATCTGCTGGAGGAACTGCGCCAGACCATCGGCGCAACCCTGGCCCGGGCAGTCGACCTGCAAGACTGA
- the ilvC gene encoding ketol-acid reductoisomerase gives MTELYYDDDADLSIIQGRTVAVIGYGSQGHAHALSLRDSGVDVRVGLKEGSKSREKAEAEGLRVLGVAEAVAEADLIMVLTPDQVQRHVYAEDIAPNLQSGDALFFGHGFNIRYGYIKPPADVDVALVAPKGPGHIVRREFEAGRGVPDLIAVEQNASGKAKELALSYAKAIGGTRAGVIETTFTEETETDLFGEQAVLCGGASQLIQYGFETLTEAGYKPEVAYFEVLHELKLIVDLMVEGGIAKQRWSVSDTAEYGDYVSGPRVIDEHVKENMKAVLADIQSGAFAKRFIDDQDAGAPEFAALRKKGEDHPIEATGRELRKLFSWIKTNDDYTEGSVAR, from the coding sequence GTGACTGAGCTCTACTACGACGACGACGCCGACCTCTCGATCATCCAGGGGCGCACCGTTGCCGTCATCGGTTACGGCAGCCAGGGCCACGCCCACGCGCTGAGCCTGCGCGACTCGGGCGTGGACGTCCGCGTTGGACTCAAGGAAGGTTCCAAGTCCCGCGAGAAGGCGGAGGCCGAGGGCCTGCGCGTGCTCGGCGTTGCCGAAGCAGTTGCCGAAGCCGACCTGATCATGGTGCTGACCCCGGACCAGGTGCAGCGCCACGTGTACGCCGAGGACATCGCACCGAACCTGCAGTCCGGCGATGCCCTGTTCTTCGGCCACGGGTTCAACATCCGCTACGGCTACATCAAGCCGCCGGCCGACGTCGACGTTGCCCTCGTTGCCCCCAAGGGTCCGGGCCACATTGTCCGCCGCGAATTCGAAGCAGGCCGTGGCGTGCCGGACCTGATCGCCGTGGAGCAGAACGCCTCCGGCAAGGCCAAGGAACTGGCGCTGTCCTACGCGAAGGCCATCGGCGGCACCCGTGCGGGCGTCATCGAAACCACCTTCACCGAAGAGACCGAAACCGACCTGTTCGGCGAGCAGGCTGTTCTCTGCGGCGGTGCTTCGCAGCTGATCCAGTACGGCTTTGAAACCCTGACCGAGGCAGGCTACAAGCCGGAGGTTGCGTACTTCGAAGTGCTGCACGAACTCAAGCTCATCGTTGACCTGATGGTCGAAGGCGGCATCGCCAAGCAGCGCTGGTCCGTGTCGGACACCGCCGAGTACGGCGACTACGTTTCCGGCCCGCGCGTCATCGACGAGCACGTGAAGGAAAACATGAAGGCCGTGCTGGCCGACATCCAGTCCGGTGCCTTCGCCAAGCGCTTCATCGACGACCAGGATGCCGGCGCGCCGGAGTTCGCCGCCCTGCGCAAGAAGGGTGAGGACCACCCGATCGAGGCCACGGGCCGCGAACTGCGCAAGCTTTTCTCGTGGATCAAGACCAACGATGACTACACCGAGGGCTCCGTAGCCCGCTAA
- the ilvN gene encoding acetolactate synthase small subunit: MARHTLSVLVEDVPGVLTRVASLFARRAFNIHSLAVGPTETSGFSRITVVVEAEGDLLEQVTKQLNKLINVIKIVELVPESSVQRDHILVKVRADAATRLQVTQAADLFRASVVDVSTDSLVLEATGTAEKLNALLSVLEPFGIREIVQSGTLAIGRGSRSMSDRALRSA; the protein is encoded by the coding sequence ATGGCACGCCATACCCTTTCAGTGCTGGTTGAAGACGTTCCGGGTGTCCTGACCCGTGTCGCCAGCCTCTTTGCCCGCCGGGCGTTCAACATCCATTCTTTGGCCGTAGGCCCCACGGAAACCTCCGGGTTCTCCCGCATTACCGTGGTGGTTGAAGCTGAAGGTGATCTGCTGGAACAGGTCACCAAGCAACTGAACAAGCTCATCAATGTCATCAAGATTGTCGAGCTGGTTCCCGAATCCTCCGTGCAACGCGACCACATCTTGGTCAAGGTTCGTGCGGATGCCGCGACTCGGCTGCAAGTAACCCAGGCAGCAGATCTCTTCCGCGCTTCCGTGGTCGACGTGTCTACCGACTCGTTGGTCCTGGAAGCCACTGGCACCGCCGAAAAGCTCAACGCACTGCTGTCCGTGCTTGAGCCGTTTGGCATCCGCGAAATTGTTCAATCAGGAACGCTGGCCATCGGCCGCGGCTCCCGGTCCATGAGCGACCGCGCCCTGCGTTCCGCCTAG
- a CDS encoding acetolactate synthase large subunit encodes MSKGSPISPSLMAQKAPAAASDAVKNKDAASVSSIVDAVNPVQGPNNIVPPTEMTGSQAVVRSLEELGVDDVFGLPGGAILPTYDPLMDSTKINHILVRHEQGAGHAAQGYAMVTGKAGVCIATSGPGATNLVTAIADAHMDSVPMVAITGQVATSVIGSDAFQEADIVGITMPITKHSYLVTNPEDIPRVLAEAFHIATTGRPGPVLVDIPKDCQQAKVTFSWPPKIDIPGYRTVVRGHSKQVREAAKLIAAAERPVFYVGGGVLKGNASPELLELAELVGAPVATTLMARGVFPDSHPQHVGMPGMHGSVSAVTALQQSDLLITLGARFDDRVTGVLSTFAPDAKVIHADIDPAEISKNRTADVPIVGSVKEIIPELAQACRERFAAVGAPDLTEWWTQVNRLKNTYPLGFTEPDDGLMAPQQVIERIGELTGPEGVYVAGVGQHQMWSAQFIKYERPQAWLNSGGLGTMGYSVPAAMGAKVGNPDRVVWSIDGDGCFQMTNQELATCALNNIPIKVAVINNSSLGMVRQWQTLFYDGRYSNTDLHTGHETVRIPDFVKMADAYGCVGLRCERAEDIDATIKQALEINDRPVVIDFVVSPNSMVWPMVPSGVSNDLIQIARDMTPEWEEED; translated from the coding sequence ATGAGTAAGGGATCGCCAATCAGCCCCTCGCTGATGGCCCAAAAAGCGCCGGCCGCGGCCAGCGACGCTGTCAAGAACAAAGATGCTGCTTCTGTCTCTTCCATCGTGGATGCGGTCAACCCCGTTCAGGGGCCCAACAACATCGTGCCGCCCACAGAAATGACCGGCTCACAAGCCGTTGTCCGTTCACTGGAAGAACTGGGCGTCGATGACGTCTTCGGGTTGCCGGGCGGGGCCATCCTCCCCACCTACGACCCGCTCATGGACTCGACCAAGATTAACCACATCCTGGTCCGCCATGAACAGGGAGCAGGCCATGCCGCCCAGGGCTACGCCATGGTCACCGGCAAGGCAGGCGTCTGCATCGCCACCTCCGGCCCCGGCGCCACCAACCTGGTGACGGCCATCGCGGACGCCCACATGGACTCCGTTCCGATGGTGGCGATTACCGGCCAGGTAGCCACCAGCGTTATCGGCTCGGACGCCTTCCAGGAAGCGGACATTGTCGGCATCACCATGCCGATCACCAAGCACTCCTACCTGGTCACGAACCCGGAAGACATTCCGCGGGTGCTGGCCGAGGCATTCCACATCGCCACCACCGGCCGTCCCGGCCCCGTCCTGGTGGACATCCCGAAGGATTGCCAGCAGGCGAAGGTGACGTTCTCCTGGCCACCGAAGATCGACATTCCCGGCTACCGCACGGTGGTCCGCGGACACTCCAAGCAGGTCCGGGAGGCAGCCAAGCTGATTGCGGCCGCGGAACGTCCCGTCTTCTACGTCGGCGGCGGCGTGCTCAAGGGCAATGCGTCCCCGGAACTGCTCGAACTTGCGGAGCTGGTTGGCGCGCCGGTGGCCACAACGTTGATGGCCCGCGGCGTGTTCCCCGATTCCCACCCGCAGCATGTCGGCATGCCGGGCATGCACGGCTCGGTCTCGGCCGTCACGGCGCTGCAGCAGTCGGACCTGCTCATCACCCTGGGTGCCCGGTTCGATGACCGGGTGACCGGTGTCCTGAGCACCTTTGCCCCGGACGCCAAGGTCATCCACGCCGACATCGACCCGGCCGAAATCTCGAAGAACCGCACGGCAGATGTGCCGATCGTCGGTTCGGTCAAGGAGATCATTCCGGAGCTCGCCCAGGCCTGCCGGGAACGGTTTGCCGCCGTTGGAGCCCCGGATCTGACCGAGTGGTGGACCCAGGTGAACCGGCTGAAGAACACCTACCCGCTGGGCTTCACGGAGCCCGACGACGGCCTGATGGCGCCCCAGCAGGTCATCGAGCGCATCGGCGAACTCACCGGTCCGGAGGGCGTCTACGTCGCCGGCGTGGGCCAGCACCAGATGTGGAGCGCCCAGTTCATCAAGTACGAGCGGCCGCAGGCCTGGCTGAACTCCGGCGGGCTGGGCACCATGGGTTATTCCGTGCCTGCCGCCATGGGCGCCAAGGTCGGCAACCCGGACCGGGTGGTCTGGTCGATCGATGGCGACGGCTGCTTCCAGATGACCAACCAGGAGCTGGCAACCTGCGCGCTGAACAACATTCCGATCAAGGTTGCTGTCATCAACAACTCCTCGCTCGGCATGGTGCGGCAGTGGCAGACGCTGTTCTACGACGGCCGCTACTCCAACACCGACCTGCACACCGGCCACGAGACGGTCCGGATCCCGGATTTCGTCAAGATGGCCGATGCCTACGGTTGTGTCGGGCTGCGCTGCGAACGCGCCGAGGACATCGACGCGACGATCAAGCAGGCGCTGGAAATCAACGACCGTCCGGTGGTGATCGACTTCGTCGTCAGCCCCAACTCCATGGTCTGGCCGATGGTGCCCTCGGGCGTCAGCAACGACCTGATCCAGATCGCCCGCGACATGACCCCGGAATGGGAAGAAGAGGACTAG
- the ilvD gene encoding dihydroxy-acid dehydratase, with the protein MSADVTPDIKPRSRVVTDGIHAAPARGMFRAVGMGDDDFAKPQIGVASSWNEITPCNLSLNRLAQGAKEGVHSGGGFPMQFGTISVSDGISMGHEGMHFSLVSREVIADSVETVMQAERIDGSVLLAGCDKSLPGMLMAAARLDLASVFLYAGSIMPGFAKLEDGSEKEVTLIDAFEAVGACAAGKMSLKDLDAIERAICPGEGACGGMYTANTMACIGEALGMSLPGSAAPPSADRRRDMFARQSGEAVVNLLRLGITARDIMTKKAFENAIAVTMAFGGSTNAVLHLLAIAREAQVDLTLEDFNRIGDKIPHLGDLKPFGRYVMFDVDKMGGVPVIMKALLDAGLLHGDCLTVTGKTVAENLAEINPPDLDGKILRALDNPIHKTGGITVLHGTLAPEGAVVKSAGFDADVFEGNARVFEREQGALEALDRGEIKAGDVVVIRYEGPKGGPGMREMLAITGAIKGAGLGKDVLLLTDGRFSGGTTGLCIGHVAPEAVDGGPIAFVMDGDRIRVDIAARSFDLLVDEAELEGRKIGWEPLPAKFTTGVLAKYAKLVHSASTGAYCG; encoded by the coding sequence ATGAGCGCGGACGTAACTCCTGATATCAAGCCCCGTAGCCGGGTAGTCACCGACGGCATTCACGCAGCACCGGCGCGCGGAATGTTCCGAGCAGTGGGAATGGGGGATGACGATTTTGCCAAGCCGCAGATCGGTGTCGCCAGTTCCTGGAACGAAATCACCCCCTGCAATCTATCGCTGAACCGGCTGGCCCAGGGCGCCAAGGAAGGCGTCCACTCCGGCGGCGGGTTCCCGATGCAGTTCGGCACCATCTCCGTTTCGGACGGCATTTCGATGGGGCACGAGGGAATGCACTTCTCGCTGGTCTCCCGCGAGGTCATCGCCGACTCGGTGGAGACAGTGATGCAGGCCGAACGGATCGACGGCTCGGTGCTGCTGGCCGGTTGCGACAAGTCCCTGCCGGGCATGCTGATGGCTGCCGCGCGCCTGGACCTCGCCAGCGTCTTCCTCTATGCGGGCTCAATCATGCCCGGGTTCGCCAAGCTGGAGGACGGCTCGGAGAAGGAAGTCACCCTGATCGACGCCTTTGAGGCCGTCGGAGCCTGTGCTGCAGGCAAGATGAGCCTGAAGGACCTGGACGCCATCGAGCGGGCGATCTGCCCGGGCGAAGGCGCCTGCGGCGGCATGTACACCGCCAACACCATGGCTTGCATCGGCGAAGCCCTCGGCATGTCCCTGCCGGGCTCCGCCGCCCCGCCCTCGGCCGACCGCCGCCGCGACATGTTCGCCCGGCAGTCCGGCGAGGCCGTGGTCAACCTGCTGCGCCTGGGGATCACCGCGCGCGACATCATGACCAAGAAGGCCTTTGAGAACGCCATCGCCGTCACCATGGCTTTCGGCGGCTCCACCAACGCGGTGCTGCACCTGCTGGCGATCGCCCGCGAAGCGCAGGTGGACCTGACGCTCGAGGACTTCAACCGCATTGGCGACAAGATCCCGCACCTGGGCGACCTGAAGCCGTTCGGCCGCTACGTAATGTTCGACGTGGACAAGATGGGCGGCGTGCCGGTCATCATGAAGGCACTGCTGGACGCCGGCCTGCTGCACGGCGACTGCCTGACTGTCACGGGAAAGACCGTTGCGGAGAACCTCGCGGAGATCAATCCGCCGGACCTGGACGGCAAGATCCTGCGCGCCCTGGACAACCCGATCCACAAGACCGGCGGCATCACCGTGCTGCACGGCACGCTGGCTCCCGAAGGCGCCGTCGTCAAGAGCGCGGGCTTCGACGCCGACGTCTTCGAAGGCAACGCCCGTGTCTTCGAACGCGAGCAGGGTGCGCTCGAAGCGCTGGACCGCGGCGAAATCAAGGCGGGCGACGTCGTCGTTATCCGCTACGAGGGCCCCAAGGGCGGTCCGGGCATGCGCGAAATGCTGGCCATCACCGGCGCGATCAAGGGTGCCGGCCTGGGCAAGGACGTCCTCCTGCTGACCGACGGCCGCTTCTCCGGCGGCACCACCGGCCTGTGCATCGGCCACGTGGCGCCGGAAGCAGTGGACGGCGGTCCGATCGCCTTCGTCATGGACGGCGACCGCATCCGGGTGGACATTGCGGCCCGCAGCTTCGACCTGCTGGTCGACGAGGCCGAGCTCGAAGGCCGCAAGATCGGCTGGGAGCCGCTCCCGGCCAAGTTCACCACCGGTGTGCTGGCCAAGTACGCGAAGCTCGTGCACTCGGCCTCCACCGGCGCTTACTGCGGCTAA
- a CDS encoding 2-hydroxyacid dehydrogenase, with amino-acid sequence MAQQTLINTVTFPDASLLEAVGPLPSGLQAGVWDLQGPPRGIAAADIEAVILPYAAGTDWGALKDLPRLKLVHTQSTGYDGLPELVGPDVAVVSAAGVHAAAMAELAVGLTLASLRGVDQMVRDQPKAVWNSVRRQSLADSRVLLVGVGGIGREIARRLQPFEVELTRVGNTARVDAEGQVHGADELTALAAKCDVMIVITPLNDSTHQLIDAEVLAAMPDGALLVNVARGAVVDSDALTAEVLSGRLKAAVDVFDPEPIPRDHPLWQSENIIIAPHVGGNTTAFWPRIVKLLQGQLQRLSEGELPENLVQPGPFA; translated from the coding sequence ATGGCTCAGCAGACCTTGATCAACACCGTTACCTTTCCGGATGCATCCCTCTTGGAGGCGGTGGGGCCGCTGCCATCCGGACTGCAAGCCGGAGTGTGGGACCTGCAGGGGCCGCCGCGGGGGATTGCAGCCGCCGACATCGAAGCAGTGATCCTGCCGTACGCCGCAGGCACCGATTGGGGTGCGTTGAAGGACCTGCCTCGGCTGAAGCTTGTCCACACCCAATCAACGGGTTATGACGGCCTGCCGGAACTGGTGGGACCGGATGTCGCCGTGGTTAGTGCGGCCGGTGTCCATGCAGCCGCCATGGCGGAACTGGCGGTAGGGCTGACGCTGGCGTCGCTGCGCGGCGTGGACCAGATGGTCCGGGACCAGCCCAAGGCAGTGTGGAATTCGGTGCGGCGCCAGTCCCTGGCCGACAGTCGGGTCCTGCTGGTTGGGGTCGGCGGTATCGGCAGGGAAATTGCCCGGCGGCTCCAGCCCTTCGAGGTTGAACTCACACGCGTGGGAAATACCGCCCGGGTCGATGCCGAGGGCCAGGTGCACGGCGCCGACGAACTCACCGCCCTGGCCGCAAAGTGCGACGTGATGATCGTCATCACTCCGCTCAATGATTCCACCCATCAACTGATCGACGCCGAAGTCCTCGCCGCCATGCCCGACGGCGCCCTACTGGTCAACGTTGCGCGGGGAGCGGTGGTCGATTCGGACGCGCTGACCGCGGAGGTTCTCAGCGGCAGGCTCAAAGCCGCCGTCGATGTCTTCGACCCGGAGCCGATCCCGCGCGACCACCCGCTCTGGCAGTCCGAAAACATCATCATCGCCCCGCACGTGGGCGGCAACACCACCGCGTTCTGGCCCCGGATCGTCAAGCTGCTGCAGGGCCAGCTGCAGCGGCTGTCCGAGGGGGAGTTGCCGGAAAACCTGGTTCAGCCCGGGCCCTTCGCCTGA